A region of the Kribbella sp. NBC_01245 genome:
ACCTCGTTTGAGGCCGGGTCGCGAGAGGTCGCTTGGCTGGAACCGTATCCGGGTAATCAGTTGGCATGGACCGCCGAGCTGAGTCCGGAGGACCGGGTCGTCGCGCTGGAGTCGGTCGAACTCGCGTTCGTCGCTTCGCTGCAACACCTCTCGGCCCTGCAACGCGCCGTACTGCTGCTGCGTGAGGTGCTCGCCTTCAGCGCCAAGGAGGTCGCGGAACAACTCGACACCTCGGTTGCCTCGGTCAACAGCGCCTTGCAGCGTGCGCGGAAGATGGTGGGTGGGCGGCCAAGCCAGCAAGCCGTTGGCGATACCAGCCGGATCGCCCGCTCGTACGTTGCCGCCTGGGAGGCCGGGGACGTCGACGCGATCGTGGCGATGCTGGCCGAGGACGCGAAGTACTCGATGCCGCCGCTACCCGCCTGGTACCAGGGGCGCGAGGCGATCCGTGGCTTCCTGCTGGACGGACCTCTGCTCGAGCGGTGGCGTTTCCTACCGGCCGAGGCCAACGGGCAGCTCGCCTTCGCCACCTATCGGCTGGACCCGTCCGGCTCGTACGTCGCGAGCGGGCTGGACGTACTCGCCATCCGCGGGCGTCTTATCGTCGAAGTGGTGTCATTCCTCGAGGCCGACTTCACCGAATTCGGATTGCCCGCGACCTTGCGATGAGTTTCGGCCTCGGCCCGGGTTCTTTGAGTAGAACCTATCGAAGGGAAGCCGGCCATGACCGCAGAGCAGGAAATCCGCGAACTCATCCACCGCTGGGCCGACGCCGTACACAAGGGCGACCTACCCGGTGTGCTGGCCGATCACGCCGACGACATCGTGATGTACGACGTTCCGCCGCCGTACGAGGGTGTGCGGGGGATCGACGCGTACGAGCAGACCTGGCCCGGCTTCTTCCAGTGGCAGGCCCAGGGCGCGGTATTCGAGATCGTGGAGCTAGACGTCATCGCCGGGGACGACGTCGCCTTCGCGTACGCCCTACTCCGCTGCGGCATGCCCGACGAGATCGTCGTCAACCGCCTCCGCCTCACCCTTGGCCTACGCCGCGTCGACGGCCGCTGGATCGTCGCCCACGAACACCACTCCTTCCCCCTCCCCGACAACGCCCAGTCGGAACGGGAGGTGCGCGAAGTCCACGAAGGCTGGTACGCCGCCACCGCGACCAATGACCTCGACGCCATGATGGCCTCGATCGCCGACGACGTCGTGTCGTACGAACACGAGCCGCCCTTGTCCTACGAAGGTGTCGACGCCGTCCGCGAGGTCTGCCGCCGCGGCCTCGAAGCGGGCGGAGGCCAACCGATCACCCTCGCCATGCCCGACCTACGCGTGGTCGCCGACGGAGACCTAGCCGTCGCCTGGGGCCTCAACAAAGTGGTCTCAAACGGCAAAACCCACTGGTCCCGAGCCACCCGCATCTTCCAAAAACGCTCCGGCAGCTGGCAACTAACCCACCAACACCTCTCCGTCCCCCACGACCTCACACCTTGAGGGTGGTGGTGAGGCGGCTGGTGGCGGTGCCGGTGAGGGTGGGGAGGCCGGCGGGGCGGCCGGTGGCGACAAGGATGAGGTCGGCGAGGGGGCCGCGGAGGTCTTGGGTGCCGGTGCCTGCGGACCAGTCGCAGTCGGTCGCCACGAGCCTGGTGTCGCGGAGGCGGCGGTGGGCGCCGTAGAACTTGCTACCGATGACGTGGTTCGCGGCGTGGATCGCCGGTTCGATGGGCATTCGGCGGACTCGGCCTAGCGGGCGGGCGATGTCCTGGCCGTGGACCAGGGCGTCGAGTAGCGGGTCGAGGATGCCGGCGCCGGGTGTGCGGTGGGGTGAGCCCGCGGTTTCGCGGAGTTGCGCGATCAGCTCCGCGGGGGTGAATCGGCGGGCTCGCTCGGTGGCCAGGATGGTCTCCATCCGGTCGAAGCTGAGGCGCGCACGGAACACCGTCTTGAGTACGACGGACCAGGTGGTGCGCGTCGACATCGTCATATGAGCGGCCACGTCGCGAACGGTCCAACCCGCGCACAGCGAGTCCGCCTGCCACTCGTCCTCCCTCAACTCCTCAAGGAAGTCCGCCAGGCTGAGTCGTTCCGCCTTGGTCCAAGCGAGGATCTGCGCGTCGTCCGTCATGTTCGGTCCTTTCGTCGTGGCTCCCATGCCATAACCACGAACGAGACCCCGCCGAATGGACAACGCACACCGAACTGCCCGGTTTGTGCATAACTCTCCCGCGAGGTGCCTTTTGGTGCTTGCACGCGCGCGACGTAACGAGGCACCTCGCGGGAGGGTTTTCCACAGACTGCGAAAGGGTTAGAAGTTGGTGGTGCAGGTGGTTAGGGTGGCGGTTACGGAGGCGCCTCGGGCGACGGTGATCTGACGGGTTTCGAGGACTGTGCCGTTCGCCCTTTCGCAGGTGAAGGTCCAGGACTCGGTCTGACCCTGCTGTACGGCGATCGGCCGCGTCGACGGGTTCGCGTGGAAGGTGTACGTGCCACCGGTCGGGACGACCATCGTGGTGTTGAGTACGTCCGGGACGTTGGTGCCGTTCCACGTCTTGGTGTTGAACGACTTCTTCAGGCGAAGCACCGCACCGGCCGGCGCTGTCCCGGTGATCACGGAGTGCCGCGCGGGGTTGATCGTGCTCTCGGCCGCGACCAGGAAGGCCTCGCGGTTGCCCTTGCCGGCCGTACTACCCGTACCGAAGTAGTAGTTGATGACGTTCGAGAAGGCTGGGTGGAATGACGAGGCGCCGTGCTCGAAGGTGAAGCCCAGACCACCCGTGGCGTAGTACGACCAGTCCTCGGTCGTACCAGTGGTGTCGTACAACTGGTAGCCGTACTGGCTGCTGTAACCGTTCTGAGCCGCCATCTGGTCGGCAAGCGACTTGTAGAGCGTCTCGTCGGGCGTCTTCGGCGCGGCGGCGTAACCCGGCTGACGGAGCACCAGGTTCGAGTAGGTGTGGTTGGTGATCAGCGTGGTCGCCTGGTACGACGAGACCAGCGACTGGATGTTGCGCGTCTCCGGCTCACTGAACGCACTAGGCCCCCTGTAGGTCTCACTAGTGAGACTGGTCGACGCACCGGGGCCACCCCAGAAGCCGGAGTAGTTCCGGTTGGGATCGACGCCGCGCGACTGGTTCGTCGACTGGGCGCACTGGCCGGGCGTCGGCAACTGGCCGTTGGTGATCCGGCAGTTCTTCCGCTTCATCTCGTAGCCGAGGGAGCGGCTGAGCTGGAAGCCGTCCGGGTTCACCACGGGCACGAGTACGACGCGCGCCTTGTCCAGGATGTTCGTGAACCGCGGGATCACGCCATCGTTCTGCAACAGGTCGTAGCCGAACTCGATGGTGAGCTCACCCGACGGCCATTCGCGCGCGTGGTGCAGGCCCATCATCACGAAGACCGGCTTACCGTCGGCCACGTTGACGTTGCGGCTGATCTCGAGCCCGCGGATCGCGCGGCCTTCCAGCGAAGGGTTCTTCAAGGTGATGACCTTGGCCTTCGTCGGGTACTGCGCGGCCAGCGCGTTCAGGTTGTTCTCGTAGTCGGCCAGCTGCCGGTACGCCGTCCGGCCACTCGGCAACGTGGCGGTCGGCGCCATCGCGAACGCGCGGTCCTCGGCCTCGCGTCGGCGGTCCGTCTCCACCAGGTCGCCGTCGAGCACGGACCAGGTGAAACCGGCCAGTCGCAGCAACCGCAGATCTTGGTTGCTGTGGGCAACGACATCGACGTGCTTCGGACCAGCCGACTCGGCCAGGTCCAGATCGAGTTTGGTGAGCCGCTTCTTGGCGGCGGTGCTGTCCGCATCGACGCGGATCAGCTGGATCTTCTCGGCGACGGACTCGGGCTGCGGATCCGGCTGGCTGAACGCACCGGCACTGGCCTGACCGGTGATGAGCAGCGCGGCCAGGCCGGCGATTCCGAGCGGGGCAAGCCGGCGCCATCGGGCGGATGGAAACACGGTGACCTCCAGTAATGGGCGGGTAACTGAGGGTAGGACCGCCTATACCTTCCACGGAAGCAGTTCCAGCCCGTCCGCCCGGCACATCTGGGCCCCGTCATCGTGGTGCCACTAACTAGCCCACTAACTAGCGCAGCCCCGCCAACTGAAGAGCGAGCCCACGGCGGATGCGCGGGTTCAGCGCGAGCACCCGAAGCGCCACATTCCGAATGCTCCGCAACGCCGGCTTCGCCGTACCGATGACCGTGAGCCGATGGGCGAGAGCCACGACCCGGCGAGCCTCCTCCACAGCCCGTACGGCGTACTCGTCCAGCGGCCCTTCGTCCCCCTTACGCAGCGCAGTCGACAGCGCTCCCGCCAACGCCACCGCGTCACGAAGGCCGAGGTTCATCCCCTGCCCACCGGCCGGGCTGTGCGTATGCGCGGCATCACCCGCTAGCAGGATCCGCCCCGCGCGATACCGCGGCGCCACTCGCTCGTGGATGCGGAAGCGCGATCCCCACACCACTTCCCGTACGACGACCTCGCCGCGGCCCGGGCCTCGCGTATCCACCAGCCGCTGGGCGAACGCGACGTCCGGCTGCTCCGGCGCCGGGTCGATCTGCGCGACCAGGCGGATCGTCCCGTCGGGCAGTGGCGCGGAGACGAGAATGCCCTCCTTGGAGAAGAAGAGCACCACCTCCTCGAGCGGCAGACCTTCCGCCTTCACATCGGCGAGCGCGAACGACAGCTCGAGGTCCTCACCCTCGAACCCGAGCCCAGCCTGATCCCGCACCACGCTGTGCATCCCGTCCGCCGCCACGACGTACGACGCCCGGATGGTCTGGCCATCGGCCAAGGTGACGGTGGCGCCGTCCGCGTCCTGCACCACGCCGGTCACGACGTACGGGCGGCGCACCTCGCCACCGAGCTCGGTCAGCCGCTCGAGCAGCACTCGCTCGGTGACGTCCTGCGGGACCATCAGCGTGAACGGGTACGGCGTCGGCAGGTCGCCGAACTCGACGGGCATGAGCTCACGACGACCCGATCGGACGCTGAACGACTTCGCCTTGATGCCGAGCTCGACCAGTCGCTCGCTGATGCCGAGGTCGGCCAGCATCTCCAGCGTGCGGGCGTGCACGACGGCGGCCCGCGACGTGTTGGCCCCGGCGGCCAGACGGTCCAGCACCACCACCTGGTGACCCTGTTGCGTCAGCGCGACCCCGAGCGCCAGACCCACCGGGCCGGCTCCGACCACTACGACCTCGACCTGCTCCATCGTGCACTCCTCTCGTCTAGGTCAACGCTTGTTGACCAACACTTGTTGACCAAGATAGGAGCTGTCGGCTTGGAAGTCAACGCTTGTTGACCTACGGTGAGCCCATGGCGGAAGAACGGCAGTCGGACCGATCGCGGGCGACGATCCTGCAGGCGGCCCGGGAGCGATTCGCGGCGGATGGGTACGAGCGCGCGACGATCCGGGCGATCGCGGCGGACGCGGCGATCGACCCGGCGATGGTGATGCGGTACTACGGCAGCAAGGAGAAGTTGTTCGCGGCCGCGGCCACGATCGATCTGCGGCTGCCGGACCTGAGCGCGGCGCCGCGCGACGAATTCGGTGCGACGCTGATCGCGCACTTCGTCGACCGCTGGGAGGGTGACGAGACCCTGATCGCGCTACTGCGTGCGGGAGCCACCAACGAGGCGGCGGCCGAGCGGATGCGGGAGATCTTCGCCGAGCGGATCGGCGCGTTGGTGGGGACGTTCGTCGCCGACCCGGCCGAGGCGCAGGTCCGGGCCGGCCTGGTCGCCAGTCAGGTCCTCGGCATGGCCCTGTGCCGCTTCATCCTGCGCCTACCGCCGGTGGTCGACCTCTCCAAGGACCAGGTCGTCGCCTGGCTCGGCCCGACAATTCAGCGCTACCTGACCGCGCCCATTCCGTAAGCCCCCTCTTTCTTGTTCACGAGTGGTCAGGAAAAGGGTTAAAAGCGGGGTTTTTGGCGGCGGCGGGCGTCGAGTACGAAGAGGCCGCCGAGGGCCAGGCCGGTGACGAAACCGCCGAGGTGGCCTTCCCAGGAGATGTTGGGAATGGTGACCGAGATGACCGCGGTGATGGCGACGTAGACCAGGATCCAGGTCACGTCCATGCCGCGGGCTTTGCTGATCACCAGCAGCGCGCCGACCAGGCCGAGGACCGCGCCGGAGGCACCGAGCGTGCCCTGCAACGGGTTGCCGAGGATCCACACCGCGACGCTGCCGCCGAGTGCGGAGAGCAGGTAGAGCGCGATGAAGCGCAGCCGGCCGAGCATCGCCTCGAGTGGCGGGCCGAGCTGGTACAGCATGAAGAGGTTCGAAAAGATGTGGAAGAACGCCACATGCGTGAACGTCGAGGTGAGCAGGCGCCACGGCTCGATGTCCACGAAGAATGGCACCAGCACCATGCGGTTCAGCAACTCCTGGTCGGATCTGACCAGGAAGAAGACCACCAGGTTCAGCACCAGGATGGTGATGCTGATGACCTGGCCGTTGCCGCGCGCGACCCCACCCAGCGACGTGCGGGTCTTCGGGATCGACTTCACGCCGGCGTTGAAGCACTCCGGGCACTGGAAACCGACCGCGGCACTGTTCATACAAGCGGGACAGATCGGCCGGTCACACCTTTGACAGGTGACTCCGGCCGGCCGGTCCGGATGGCGATAGCAGACGCGGTCGGTCATTCCAGGTGCCTTGTCCGGCTCAGGCCGGGCGACGCTCGATCTTGACGCTGTTGATCACGATCGGCTCGAGCGGCCGGTCACCCGGCGCGGTCGGCGCGGTCGCGATCGCGTCCACGACCTTCTTGCTCTCGTCGTCGACGACCTCGCCGAAGATCGTGTGCTTGCGGTTCAGGTGCGGCGTCGGCGTCACGGTCACGAAGAACTGCGAGCCGTTGGTGCCGCGGCCGAACTGGATCCCCGCGTTGGCCATCGCCAGCAGGTACGGCCGGTCGAACTGCAGCTCGGGGTGGATCTCGTCATCGAAGGCGTAGCCCGGCGAACCGGTGCCGGTGCCGAGCGGGCAACCGCCCTGGATCATGAAGCCGTCGATCACCCGGTGGAAGCCCAGGCCGTCATAGAACCGCTCGTTGCTCGGCTGGCCGGTCTCCGGGTTCGTCCACTCCTTGGTGCCCTCGGCCAGGCCGACGAAGTTCTGCACAGTCGCCGGGGCGTGGTCGGGGAACAACTTGATGGTGACGTCGCCCTTCGTCGTCTCCAACGTCGCGTAAAGCTCTTCTGCCACTGGGTCCGCTCCTAGATCGTCACTGCTTACGGCGTTGATCCTGCCATGTGAGACCAAAATGCCATCAAATCGGCCCCCTAAGCCTCTCGTGTTTACGGCCTGGGTACGACGTACGATGCGAAAGCAGAAGCTTTTGTGGGCCATGCAGCACCAGCTGTCGGCACCGAGGAGGAACCGTGGGTTTGTTGAAGTCGAAGAGCCGGGTCGAGACCGCCAAGGGGCGCGTCCGTCCGCTCGCTGAATCGGCATCGCACAAGGTGGGACCGGTGCTCGACCAGATCGGACCGGCCGTTGGCACCGCACGGGAGAAGGTGTCGCCGTATGCCGAGAAGGCTCGCGAGCGCGGCGCCACTGCCGCGAGCCACGCCGTCGAGAAGGTCGGCCCGATGATCGATGACGCACTCGGCCGAGTCGGTCCCGCCACCGAACACGCGGCCGAACGGGCCCGGGAGAAGTTCAACGACGACGTGCTGCCGCGCGTCACCGGCGCACTGGCCGCCCTGGCCGCTGCCGCCGAGCCGATGGTGGAGGAGAGCGGCCGTCGTGGCCGGGCCACCAAGGCTGCCCTGAAGGGCGAGATCGATGCCCCGAAGAAGAAGACGCACAAGCTGCGTACGGCCGTGCTGTTGCTCGGTTTCGGCGCGCTTGCGGCAGCAGCCGTGAAGAAGCTGCTCACCCCGCCGGAGCCGGCCTGGCAGTCGACCCCGACCAGCGGCCGTGAGTACAGCTCATCCCCGTCCGGCACCAGCGCCCGGCACGCGTCGGCTTCGGCCGACCCGTCCGTGAAGCCGGAGCCGGGTCTGGGCAAGCAGGAGGCCACGACCGACGCGGCCGGTACGGCGTCGGACCCGGTGGCCGGGGAGAAGGCAGAGGTCAAGGACAAGCCGGACGTAACGAGTAACGGCGCCCCGAAGAAAGCCAGTGCGGGCAGCCAGCGCCGCGCGACCGGGTCGAACAACTCCAAGCCCAGCTCGGACTCCTGACCTCCGCTACAACCTTCCGCACCAACGACAAGACCCCGGGACCAGGTGGACCCGGGGTCTTTCGTTTTTCTTTTCATTCATTCGTCGGAATCCGCCCTCTGGCACGGCTGCCTGTACACAGCAGCCGACGCTGGGTGAGGGTGGATTCCGACGAATGAATGAAAAGAAAATGGGCGAAGGCCGCGGCACCCACCGAGGGCGCGACCTTCGCCTGATCGAGAGTCCCGCTAGTTGGGGTTGGGGGTGTCTTTGTCCTCGACGAGGCGCAGCTGGTGATCGGGGTACTCGTTGTCGACCTCGACGGCCCGCCCCTCGGTGAGCCGGCCGGCGGACAGCAACTGGGCGGCGTACCGGTGGGTGATGCAGGGGTAGGTGTCGCCGCAGTGCACACAGTTGGCGTGGTGACGGTGTGGCCAGGGCAGTACGCCCCAGCGCTTCGTCCAGGTCAATGGGTCGCGATCCGGCGCGTGGGCGTCGAGGGCCGACTTGGCCGCGGCCTGGATCTCTTCAACGGTCCATTCGGCGGCGGTCTTGTCGACGAGTTCACTCAGCGTCGGGGCCGGGTGGGGCAGGGTCATGCGCATCTCCCGCAGTTCGTGGCGGTAATGACCAGCGCGACTACGGCAGCGGGCGACCGCTGTTGCCGGACCGCCCTTGCGGGGCTTCGACCGCCCTCCTCAGGGGATCGACCACCCTTTTCAGGGGATCGACCACCCTTTCCAGGGATCGGAAGGGGAACGAAGTCTGTGGAGGTGGCGGCGCTGGAACGTGTTCGTTTGGTTGCTCACCGCGACACTAGACCCGTTCGGTGCCACGGCAGCAACCGGGGCCCGGTGTGTCCCTCACTGTGTCCGGAAGTTACCTGGAAGTTCGCCCGGATCAGCTCCAGGCCGTCTCGAGAGTGACCCTGGCCTCGAGCTCCAGCAGGTGCCGTTTCCGGGGCAATCCGCCGCCGAATCCGACCATCTTGCCGCCGGCGCCAACGACGCGATGGCACGGCACGATGATCGCCACCGGGTTGCGGTTGCACGCCACGCCGACGGCTCGCGCGGCACCCACATCACCGACGGCGCGGGCCACCTCGCCGTACGTCTCCATCTCGCCATAGGGGATGGCGGTCAGTCGTCGCCAGACCGCGACCTCGAATGCCGAGCCGCCCGGCGCCGACAGTGGCACGGTGAACTCGGTCAGTTCGCCCGCGAAGTACGCCGCGAGCTCTTGCCGGGCGGCGGTTAGAACGGCACTCTCACCAGCGATGTCATGGTCCACCTCGGCACCGACCGCGCCGAAGCGCAACCGGGTCAGGCCAGTGTCATCGGCGGCGAGCGAGAGCTCACCGATGGGCGATTCGATCGCGGTCCAGCGCATGGCTCCATTGAACGCGTCGCCACCGACATTCCACGAGACCGTGTACGCATGGTTCTCGTCCGATCACAGGGTGTTGTGCTATCTCTGAGACTCGCCCGAAGTGGTCGGCGCCGGAAGGTCGTCGAGTGGCTGCGGTGTCCAGGTGGGTGCATCGCAAGGCGGAGAATGAGCCTCGATGCTCTTTATCGTGGCTTCTTCTCCAACGCAGCGAGGTGCCCGCCTGGGCGCCGCAGACGCCGGCGAACTTCCGGCGCCGACCACTTAGCCCAGTGCTGCGGTTCTTACCGGACCGGGGTTCTCGGAGCCGCTCTATCCAGCATCGATGTATTCAGCGGAGGTGGCCGGTGATGGACCCATATCGAGGCGAGCCCTGGACCGATCACCGGGCTTACGCCGTCCCTGCTCAACCGCCGTTGGACCGGTGGTTCAGTTCCGAGCGGGCGATCGGCATCGCCGCGGCCGTGCTCATCGTCGCGGTGACGCTGATCAGCGCGCTGACCGCGGTGTCGGATTGGCACAGCTTCCGGGTGCTGCGTGCGTACGAGGCCGGGCCGATCCGCGATGCCGGCCAACTGCAACGGGCCGACCTGATCTCGGGTTCATTGTGGGTCGTCTCCTCGATCGTGCTGATGGCGGCCGCGATGGTGTTCCTGATCTGGCTGTGGCGGGTCCGGTGGAACGCGGAGATGTTCTGCCAGGGCAGTCACCGGCACACCCGCGGCTGGGTGATCGGCGCGTGGATCTGCCCGCTGGTGAATCTCTGGTGGCCGAAACAGGTCATCGACGACGTGCTCGCGGCCAGCGACTGCCGGACGCCGGCCCGGATCGACAGCCTGCGGGCGGTGCCGCACAGCGCGCTGGTGCGGGCCTGGTGGATCGCCGGGCTGACCGGTTTCCTGCTCGACAACGCGACCAACCGGCGCGCGCTGATCGACGACAGTTCGATCGGGGCGATCCTCGTCAACGCCGTGCTGTCCACCGGCTCGGCGCTCGCCACCGCGGTCGCCGCCGTACTCGTGATCATGATCATCGAGCGGGTGAACTCACTGCAGACCGAGCGCCCCTGGCAACCGTGGTGGTCCACCCCGGCGCCGGCCCCGCAGGCGCCCCCCGGTTTGCCGCACTACGGGCCACCGGGGCAGAGTGGGGTCCAGCCGTCGTTCTAGAATCGCTTCACTGCAAGTGGATTCAGGCGCTACGCACGGTGAGTTGGCACGAAAGGTTTGGGTTAAATCTATACACTCCGTGCTGGGACCGACTCCCATGGCATAGCTACTTCGTGGTATCCATGAGGCTCGGTTGAGCGGGGGCACGTACCAACCGGAAGCGCCGACCAGACGGAGTTCGAGCAAGCCGAGGGACGCAGCACGTGAGCCACCCGCACCCGGCGGAGAAGCCCGCCGAAGAAGCCGATGAGTGGCAGCCGCACGCGCCGGAGACCTTCCAGCAGATCGGCCGCCTCGGTCAGATCGCGATCGGGCTACTCGGCCTGTCGATCCTCACCCGCCTGCTGTCCACCTGGTCCGACTGGAACAGCTACGACGTCGTCGCCCGTTATCTGAACGGGTCGCCGGGCGTCGAGGACGCGGATATCAACCGCGCCGACAACATCGCCCGGCTCACCTCCATTCCGAACATCGTCATCGCCGTCGCGGCAGCCGTCGTCTTCGTGCTCTGGCTTTGGCGGGCACGGGTCAACTCCGAGGTCTTCTGCCAGGCCGACCACCGGCACAGCCACGGCTGGGTGCTGATCAGCTGGTTCTGCCCGGGCCCCAACCTCTGGTATCCGCGGCAGATCGTCGAGGACGTCTGGGTCGCGAGTGACCCGGCCACCCCGGCCTGGGCCGAGACACTGCGCTCGCGCCGGCCGATCTCGGTCATCAACATCTGGTGGTACAGCTGGCTCGCCACGATGGTGCTCGAAGTCGCCGTTCGCCGCCTGCTGATGTCGTTCGACTCGTCGCCCGGGCTGCTGCGCATGATCGCGATCTCGGCGACGCTCGCGCTGGTGCTCAGCATCGTTTCCGCGTTCTTCGCCGCGCAGCTGGTCCGCAAGCTGACCGCAATGCAGGTGAGCCGCCCGTGGGAGTCGTGGTGGGATCAGCGGGAGCCCTCGCGCCTCAGTGCCGTTCCCGCCTACTCGCGCGCCGACTCCGAGCGGGACGCGACGGCGCAGCGGCAGCCGGTGGCCATGCGACGCAGCCAGCCGCAGCCGCAAATGCAGTTCGCGAGCGCGGTTGGCGCGGAGGCTCCGCGTTTCGGTTCGCAGCCGGGTCAGGGTCCGCTCAAGACTCCGCTCAAGGCTCCCGGTGTGGCTCGGCCCGCCGCTGCCGCCGCAGGATCCGTCGGAGCCGTCGCCGCCTCGGCCGGCATGGCGGCTCAGCAGACCAGCCGGTTGGCCGCGGTGCCCGCACAGCCGCCCGCCGCTCGCCCCGCCGCGCAGGTTGAGGCGGAGCAGGAAGAGGCGCCGGCCTGGAGCCCGTTCGCCCCGGTCGTGGAGGCCTGGAAGGAGCCCGAGCCGAACACCGATGTGCTGGGTTCGACCGCCGGGTATGCCGCCTTCAAGCCCGACGCCTACACGCCGGAGTCGCAGCAGTCCGCTCTCGGTAAGCCGCTGGGCGACACCACCTCGTTCATGCCGTCCGGCCTCGACGCGACGCTGCCGAGCTGGGGCACGCCGATCGCC
Encoded here:
- a CDS encoding DUF4328 domain-containing protein, producing the protein MSHPHPAEKPAEEADEWQPHAPETFQQIGRLGQIAIGLLGLSILTRLLSTWSDWNSYDVVARYLNGSPGVEDADINRADNIARLTSIPNIVIAVAAAVVFVLWLWRARVNSEVFCQADHRHSHGWVLISWFCPGPNLWYPRQIVEDVWVASDPATPAWAETLRSRRPISVINIWWYSWLATMVLEVAVRRLLMSFDSSPGLLRMIAISATLALVLSIVSAFFAAQLVRKLTAMQVSRPWESWWDQREPSRLSAVPAYSRADSERDATAQRQPVAMRRSQPQPQMQFASAVGAEAPRFGSQPGQGPLKTPLKAPGVARPAAAAAGSVGAVAASAGMAAQQTSRLAAVPAQPPAARPAAQVEAEQEEAPAWSPFAPVVEAWKEPEPNTDVLGSTAGYAAFKPDAYTPESQQSALGKPLGDTTSFMPSGLDATLPSWGTPIAPITAPVTPVPPVAEDPLQPTWKSVPEPPVYHQPTYQQSTYDEPVYETPTYEAPRYDEPTYETPTYEPPALSVVPPLPPETYRGDYSSAAEPLESTYLPPSRPIPTPDPIETPVRRSAPGRRAAAVAVDSPSSLTPAAEPEPTYEAPTYGEPSYPATSYGESTYREPLEQAPLLSGPPPAPVLEDDYLTPSQPLPPVPPVVPAYEPEPTYTPSYSAETYSYGSEASGSSYDSYESYGSGSSYSSSAYESDYSDYSSSYSPEPAEPVAPPAKAEPTAPPPPEKPTTPRVHPRRRWA